From the Montipora capricornis isolate CH-2021 chromosome 2, ASM3666992v2, whole genome shotgun sequence genome, one window contains:
- the LOC138039106 gene encoding probable ATP-dependent RNA helicase DDX59: protein MAAMFVPRSVKRKEATQSVSLKKSGFICTKNVQNKKAELTDERASACGESVQETSVINTAISTSSLSCALDERYLSLNEEESDNEEVVSYSKNQRWPTTGEPVCVVCGRYGAYIVDQTDMDVCSLECKARHLKDLTRKKADELLNGISLSPNQSSECIANVKATTRSSESKNNCIQSSMVSTDDGKYIFLYKEHLFITGLSLNQVDDIRFNLNIKVKGDTVSKPILEFQHCQFTTTINENLSHFGYATPTPVQMQVIPVALSLRDVLACAQTGSGKTAAFLLPMIQIIYSEIDWEVQNKRSFNTNNPRGLIMAPTRELCMQIEKQAKELMNGLPNMKTALLVGGLPLPPQLYRLKSGVQIIVATPGRLQEIVAQAGVDLSAIKFFILDEVDVMLQMGFQCQVQDIIDKLPAVKQTMMFSATIPSSIERMAAKLLVNPVYILVGSPSAPTDSVKQVVLWVEDKSKKKRLFSILQDSKHFRPPIVVFVDSKMGADLLAEAVQEVCGILCLPMHGDKSQSERSNTLESFQAGDCPVLVCTSLLGRGIDLPNVSQVINFDMPSSVEEYIHQVGRAGRLGKTGWALTFINNTNKHVFRDLIESLQPLGVTMPQELLNSPYLQQQRQQTKHSSRKRRQRDTLTHENLMDLIKKNSRRKKAT, encoded by the exons atggcggctatgTTCGTTCCTCGGTCAGTGAAACGAAAGGAGGCCACTCAATctgtttccttgaaaaaatcagGGTTTATCTGTACAAAGAATgtacaaaataaaaaagcaGAGTTGACTGATGAACGAGCTTCTGCTTGCGGTGAAAGTGTTCAGGAAACAAGCGTAATAAACACAGCGATTTCAACATCATCTTTATCATGTGCTTTGGATGAGCGATATTTAAGCTTAAATGAAGAGGAAAGTGACAACGAAGAGGTAGTATCTTACAGCAAAAATCAGAGATGGCCAACAACTGGAGAGCCAGTGTGTGTTGTTTGTGGACGGTACGGAGCTTACATTGTGGATCAAACAGACATGGACGTTTGTAGCTTGGAATGCAAAGCAAGACACCTGAAGGATCTTACAAGAAAGAAAGCCGACGAGCTGTTAAATGGAATATCCCTGAGCCCTAATCAATCAAGTGAATGTATTGCAAATGTTAAAGCCACAACGAGATCCTCAGAATCAAAAAATAACTGTATCCAAAGTTCAATGGTCTCAACAGAtgatggaaaatatatttttctctaTAAAGAACATCTTTTCATCACAGGGTTGTCATTGAATCAAGTTGACGACATTCGATTTAATCTAAACATAAAAGTCAAAGGAGATACAGTTAGTAAACCAATTCTTGAATTTCAGCATTGCCAATTCACTACAacaataaatgaaaacctatccCATTTCGGCTATGCAACACCAACTCCAGTTCAGATGCAAGTGATTCCTGTTGCTTTAAGTTTACGTGATGTGCTGGCTTGTGCACAGACTGGTTCAGGAAAGACAGCTGCTTTTCTTTTGCCCATGATTCAAATCATTTATTCTGAGATTG ACTGGGAGGTACAGAATAAGAGATCATTTAATACAAATAATCCAAGAGGCCTGATTATGGCTCCAACAAGGGAACTCTGCATGCAGATTGAAAAACAAGCCAAGGAACTGATGAACGGTCTGCCAAACATGAAAACAGCATTACTTGTTGGTGGTCTTCCTCTTCCTCCACAACTTTATCGGCTTAAATCAGGAGTACAGATTATTGTTGCAACTCCAGGACGGTTGCAAGAGATTGTGGCACAGGCTGGTGTTGATCTGTCCGCTatcaaatttttcattttggatGAAGTTGATGTCATGCTGCAGATGGGATTTCAATGCCAA GTTCAAGACATCATAGATAAGCTACCAGCAGTGAAGCAAACCATGATGTTTTCAGCCACCATTCCATCATCTATTGAAAGAATGGCAGCAAAACTGCTCGTTAACCCTGTGTACATATTGGTTGGATCTCCAAGTGCACCCACCGATTCTGTCAAACAGGTTGTTTTGTGGGTGGAGGacaaatccaaaaagaaacggCTGTTTTCAATTCTTCAGGACTCTAAGCATTTCAGGCCTCCCATAGTTGTGTTTGTGGATTCCAAGATGGGAGCTGATCTGCTTGCAGAGGCTGTGCAGGAG GTTTGTGGTATTCTTTGCTTGCCAATGCATGGTGACAAATCACAGAGTGAAAGAAGCAATACATTGGAGTCATTTCAAGCTGGTGACTGTCCTGTTCTTGTTTGTACGTCTTTGCTCGGAAGAGGAATTGATCTCCCCAATGTTAGCCAG GTGATCAATTTCGACATGCCTTCATCAGTTGAGGAGTACATTCATCAAGTGGGACGAGCTGGCAGACTGGGAAAAACTGGCTGGGCCTTGACTTTTATCAATAACACAAACAAGCACGTATTTCGTGACTTGATAGAGAGTTTGCAGCCTTTAGGAGTCACGATGCCTCAAGAGCTTTTGAATTCACCTTACTTACAGCAACAAAGACAACAAACGAAGCACTCATCAAGAAAAAGAAGGCAACGAGATACTCTAACACATGAAAATCTTATGGACTTGATTAAAAAGAATTCACGGAGGAAGAAGGCGACTTAA